From one Rhopalosiphum padi isolate XX-2018 chromosome 2, ASM2088224v1, whole genome shotgun sequence genomic stretch:
- the LOC132922959 gene encoding KRAB-A domain-containing protein 2-like isoform X2, with protein MIKELGNKYKNITRSDIETFLHFCEPCQQKQKGSKKGVVVKPIISPDFNSRCQVDLIDFQSHPDGKFKFIMVYQDHLTKFVVLKPLEFKRAEEVAYNIIDIFTLLGAPTILQSDNGREFSNQIVSNLRNMWPELKIVHGKPRHSQSQGSVERANQDIENMLTTWMQDEKNRHWSEGLRFIQLMKNRAYHSGIKMSPYEALFGCKIKIGLNTSNLPHDVISTIENEEQLAELITEQSQKVENEVSADTEHITEQPQNIENEVTETEKITEQPQNIENEVTETEKITEQPQNIENEALHTEQQLATTIKLNNENANIMRTRAKENLENQAKKMMAWSDKKLLPVAIHSTVRVPVPEVDKGRLDARSILAIVLEVTSDGFYRLGTRDGVLKQLYARSQFTVCQKKLLQIDEVPIETEVALRTVAKEQSTGTGQGFFKCICKTKCQNKKCICLKNNVLCTSKCHFSTTCCNK; from the exons ATGATCAAAGAActtggtaataaatataaaaatataacacgtaGTGATATAGAGacatttttgcatttttgtgAACCATgtcaacaaaaacaaaaaggCTCGAAAAAAGGAGTGGTAGTTAAACCAATAATATCTCCAGACTTTAATTCCCGATGCCAAGTTGATTTAATAGACTTCCAGTCTCATCCTgatggaaaatttaaatttattatggtgTACCAGGATCACCTCACTAAATTTGTTGTTCTCAAGCCCCTCGAATTTAAACGGGCTGAAGAGGtagcctataatattatagatatttttacgtTGCTTGGAGCTCCTACTATTTTGCAGTCTGATAATGGACGAGAATTTTCAAACCAAATAGTGTCTAATTTAAGAAACATGTGGCCCgaattaaaaatagtacatgGCAAACCGAGGCACAGTCAATCTCAAGGTAGTGTAGAACGTGCAAATCAggatattgaaaatatgttgaCAACGTGGATGCAAGATGAAAAAAACCGACACTGGAGCGAAGGACTTCGATTCATCCAGCTTATGAAAAACCGAGCTTATCATTCTGGTATTAAAATGTCTCCATATGAAGCTTTATTTGGctgcaaaattaaaattggtctAAACACTTCAAATTTACCACACGATGTAATAAGTACGATAGAAAATGAAGAACAGTTAGCTGAATTAATTACAGAACAGTCACAAAAAGTCGAAAATGAAGTATCAGCTGACACAGAACATATCACAGAACAaccacaaaatattgaaaatgaagtaacagaaacagaaaaaattacagaacaaccacaaaatattgaaaatgaagtAACAGAAACAGAAAAAATTACAGAACAACCACAAAACATCGAAAATGAAGCATTACATACAGAACAACAATTAGCTACaactatcaaattaaataacgaAAACGCCAATATCATGCGAACTAGAGCCAAAGAAAATCTGGAAAATCAAGCAAAAAAAATGATGGCGTGGTCGGATAAGAAGCTATTACCGGTGGCAATTCATTCAACTGTACGTGTTCCAGTTCCTGAGGTAGATAAAGGACGTTTAGATGCAAGAAGTATACTGGCAATTGTTTTAGaa gtgacAAGTGATGGTTTTTATCGATTAGGAACTCGGGATGGAGTTCTGAAGCAGTTATATGCCAGAAGTCAGTTTACAGTATGTCAGAAAAAGCTACTACAAATTGACGAGGTTCCAATAGAGACAGAAGTGGCATTACGAACAGTCGCAAAGGAACAGTCCACAGGAACTGGCCAaggattttttaaatgtatttgtaagaCCAAGTGCCAAAATAAAAAGTGCATTTgccttaaaaataatgttttgtgcACTTCAAAATGTCATTTTTCTACAACATGTTGTAATAAGTAG
- the LOC132922959 gene encoding KRAB-A domain-containing protein 2-like isoform X1: MDTINMKSNFYNELHKNRKNLANNTSFLSDEKYNELIEIIAELKTGRKKKEPKDFRLIKRYDILVVQGKTKLIFPVKDDNVVLYYVPTSELFDILQATHVSIGHGGRDRMIKELGNKYKNITRSDIETFLHFCEPCQQKQKGSKKGVVVKPIISPDFNSRCQVDLIDFQSHPDGKFKFIMVYQDHLTKFVVLKPLEFKRAEEVAYNIIDIFTLLGAPTILQSDNGREFSNQIVSNLRNMWPELKIVHGKPRHSQSQGSVERANQDIENMLTTWMQDEKNRHWSEGLRFIQLMKNRAYHSGIKMSPYEALFGCKIKIGLNTSNLPHDVISTIENEEQLAELITEQSQKVENEVSADTEHITEQPQNIENEVTETEKITEQPQNIENEVTETEKITEQPQNIENEALHTEQQLATTIKLNNENANIMRTRAKENLENQAKKMMAWSDKKLLPVAIHSTVRVPVPEVDKGRLDARSILAIVLEVTSDGFYRLGTRDGVLKQLYARSQFTVCQKKLLQIDEVPIETEVALRTVAKEQSTGTGQGFFKCICKTKCQNKKCICLKNNVLCTSKCHFSTTCCNK; encoded by the exons ATGGATACGATTAATATGAAGTCAAATTTTTATAACGAACTACATAAAAACCGTAAAAATTTGGCTAATAATACTAGTTTTTTGTCTGATGAAAAATATAACGAATTGATAGAAATTATTGCAGAACTTAAAACTGGACGTAAGAAAAAAGAGCCTAAAGACTTCCGTTTAATCAAAAG GTATGATATACTGGTTGTACAAGGAAAAACGAAACTTATATTCCCTGTAAAAGATGACAATGTTGTTCTGTATTATGTGCCAACCAGTGAGCTATTTGATATATTGCAAGCCACACATGTATCAATAGGACATGGTGGGCGTGATCGAATGATCAAAGAActtggtaataaatataaaaatataacacgtaGTGATATAGAGacatttttgcatttttgtgAACCATgtcaacaaaaacaaaaaggCTCGAAAAAAGGAGTGGTAGTTAAACCAATAATATCTCCAGACTTTAATTCCCGATGCCAAGTTGATTTAATAGACTTCCAGTCTCATCCTgatggaaaatttaaatttattatggtgTACCAGGATCACCTCACTAAATTTGTTGTTCTCAAGCCCCTCGAATTTAAACGGGCTGAAGAGGtagcctataatattatagatatttttacgtTGCTTGGAGCTCCTACTATTTTGCAGTCTGATAATGGACGAGAATTTTCAAACCAAATAGTGTCTAATTTAAGAAACATGTGGCCCgaattaaaaatagtacatgGCAAACCGAGGCACAGTCAATCTCAAGGTAGTGTAGAACGTGCAAATCAggatattgaaaatatgttgaCAACGTGGATGCAAGATGAAAAAAACCGACACTGGAGCGAAGGACTTCGATTCATCCAGCTTATGAAAAACCGAGCTTATCATTCTGGTATTAAAATGTCTCCATATGAAGCTTTATTTGGctgcaaaattaaaattggtctAAACACTTCAAATTTACCACACGATGTAATAAGTACGATAGAAAATGAAGAACAGTTAGCTGAATTAATTACAGAACAGTCACAAAAAGTCGAAAATGAAGTATCAGCTGACACAGAACATATCACAGAACAaccacaaaatattgaaaatgaagtaacagaaacagaaaaaattacagaacaaccacaaaatattgaaaatgaagtAACAGAAACAGAAAAAATTACAGAACAACCACAAAACATCGAAAATGAAGCATTACATACAGAACAACAATTAGCTACaactatcaaattaaataacgaAAACGCCAATATCATGCGAACTAGAGCCAAAGAAAATCTGGAAAATCAAGCAAAAAAAATGATGGCGTGGTCGGATAAGAAGCTATTACCGGTGGCAATTCATTCAACTGTACGTGTTCCAGTTCCTGAGGTAGATAAAGGACGTTTAGATGCAAGAAGTATACTGGCAATTGTTTTAGaa gtgacAAGTGATGGTTTTTATCGATTAGGAACTCGGGATGGAGTTCTGAAGCAGTTATATGCCAGAAGTCAGTTTACAGTATGTCAGAAAAAGCTACTACAAATTGACGAGGTTCCAATAGAGACAGAAGTGGCATTACGAACAGTCGCAAAGGAACAGTCCACAGGAACTGGCCAaggattttttaaatgtatttgtaagaCCAAGTGCCAAAATAAAAAGTGCATTTgccttaaaaataatgttttgtgcACTTCAAAATGTCATTTTTCTACAACATGTTGTAATAAGTAG